In the Euphorbia lathyris chromosome 5, ddEupLath1.1, whole genome shotgun sequence genome, one interval contains:
- the LOC136230325 gene encoding 1-aminocyclopropane-1-carboxylate oxidase, whose amino-acid sequence MEFPVINMEKLNGDERAATMAKIKDACENWGFFELVNHGIETELLDRVERMTKGHYQKCMEQRFKEMVASKGLDEIKDMDWESTFHIRHLPQSNICEIPDLAHEYRKLMKEFAGKLEKLAEELLDLLCENLGLEKGYLKKAFNGSKGPTFGTKVSNYPPCPKPELIKGLRAHTDAGGIILLFQDDKVSGLQLLKDGQWIDVPPMRHSIVINLGDQLEVITNGKYKSVEHRVVAQTDGTRMSIASFYNPGSDAVIYPAPVLVDKQKQNQVYPKFVFEDYMKLYTTLKFHPKEPRFEAIKAVSSAV is encoded by the exons atggaGTTCCCAGTTATCAACATGGAGAAGCTTAATGGCGATGAGAGAGCTGCCACCATGGCTAAGATCAAAGATGCCTGTGAAAATTGGGGCTTCTTTGAG CTGGTGAATCATGGAATTGAAACAGAGTTGTTAGACAGAGTAGAGAGGATGACAAAGGGACATTACCAGAAATGTATGGAGCAGAGATTCAAGGAAATGGTAGCCAGTAAAGGGCTTGATGAGATCAAAGATATGGATTGGGAAAGTACCTTCCATATCCGGCATCTTCCCCAATCTAAtatttgtgaaattcctgatcTGGCTCATGAATACAGGAAATTGATGAAGGAATTTGCAGGGAAGTTGGAGAAACTAGCAGAGGAACTTCTGGATTTGTTGTGTGAGAATCTTGGACTTGAAAAGGGGTATCTGAAAAAAGCATTTAATGGATCAAAAGGTCCGACCTTTGGCACAAAAGTTAGCAACTACCCACCATGCCCAAAGCCAGAGCTTATAAAGGGACTGAGAGCACACACAGATGCTGGTGGTATCATCTTGCTTTTCCAGGATGACAAAGTGAGTGGACTTCAGCTTCTCAAAGACGGGCAATGGATTGATGTCCCACCTATGCGCCACTCCATTGTTATCAATCTTGGAGACCAACTAGAG GTGATTACAAATGGAAAGTACAAGAGTGTTGAACACAGAGTAGTTGCACAGACAGATGGTACAAGAATGTCTATAGCTTCATTCTACAACCCAGGAAGTGATGCTGTCATATATCCAGCTCCTGTTTTGGTGGACAAACAGAAACAGAATCAAGTTTATCCTAAATTTGTATTTGAAGACTACATGAAGCTCTATACCACCCTCAAGTTCCATCCTAAGGAGCCTAGATTTGAAGCTATCAAAGCTGTTTCTTCTGCTGTTTAA